The proteins below come from a single Roseofilum reptotaenium CS-1145 genomic window:
- a CDS encoding RHS repeat-associated core domain-containing protein: MEIVEGNERTEIEYEYNENGIRVGKTVDGVETHYLIDELQPYAQVLEEYDAWGNLQAAYTYGEDLISRNGQFYHKDGLGSTRLLTDALGGVSESYNYDAYGNLIAGDGSENPYLFAGEQRDSLTGLDYLRARYYDPTLGRFISRDAYQGSLNDPMSLHKYQYAHANPVVNTDPTGYLTNLQEFAAVVGISAILSGLSWTTSTAIGSLAYGGSASNAAAIYDQFLAGFADIVTFTGSTKLREKLHGEAATRNHRGLFFSLGRFTGGITGFSAGLGAPTVFGGTTWGQKALLGYDLFGSGLASFLSTKKFQEGTGTAWDLLAYLPVLTYASGLGLDWIATRGIIGADLAGSRDLARKITEEGLRQEEFIAYRQQIQNAEPWITQKARWWADLRDYMILYRGQGRLGNRILSPIAREEGLEASRALVRRMQAEGLTNAQIADFTGVWYDGPVPGYAGLPEGFQHLNGQRLGAAGIPTSAIPGVATAFAKSDDGVTMVLRLPREVPIRVQEPWDILRFEEEYIVLHQIPNSNIVQVIPAKELAPIREIQGQIQIGYR, translated from the coding sequence GTGGAGATAGTTGAGGGGAATGAGAGGACGGAGATTGAGTACGAGTATAACGAGAATGGGATAAGAGTTGGCAAGACAGTTGATGGAGTCGAGACCCATTATTTGATTGATGAGTTGCAACCTTATGCGCAGGTTTTGGAGGAGTATGACGCATGGGGGAATTTGCAGGCGGCTTATACTTATGGAGAGGATTTAATTAGTCGCAACGGACAGTTTTATCACAAGGATGGGTTGGGTTCGACTCGTTTGCTGACGGATGCTTTGGGAGGGGTAAGCGAGAGTTACAATTACGATGCTTATGGCAATTTAATTGCAGGAGATGGTTCTGAGAATCCCTATTTGTTTGCTGGAGAGCAACGGGATAGTTTGACGGGGTTGGATTATCTCAGAGCGAGGTATTATGACCCGACTTTAGGGCGTTTTATTTCACGGGATGCTTATCAGGGTTCGTTGAATGACCCCATGAGTTTGCATAAGTATCAGTATGCTCATGCTAATCCTGTGGTTAATACTGATCCGACTGGGTATTTAACGAATCTTCAAGAATTTGCTGCCGTTGTTGGAATTTCAGCTATCCTTTCAGGACTAAGTTGGACTACAAGTACTGCAATTGGAAGTCTAGCTTATGGGGGTAGTGCATCTAATGCGGCTGCTATATACGACCAATTTTTAGCAGGTTTTGCTGATATTGTCACTTTTACTGGTAGTACGAAACTTCGGGAAAAATTACACGGGGAGGCTGCAACCAGGAATCATAGAGGATTATTTTTTAGTTTGGGTCGGTTTACAGGGGGGATTACAGGATTTAGTGCTGGTTTAGGTGCACCAACAGTATTTGGAGGGACAACATGGGGACAGAAAGCACTATTAGGTTATGATTTATTTGGGTCAGGATTAGCTTCTTTCTTAAGTACGAAGAAATTCCAAGAAGGTACGGGAACAGCTTGGGATTTATTAGCCTATTTACCTGTGTTGACTTATGCAAGTGGATTGGGTTTAGACTGGATTGCAACCCGAGGTATTATTGGTGCTGACCTGGCTGGAAGTCGTGATTTAGCAAGGAAAATAACAGAAGAAGGACTTAGACAGGAGGAATTTATAGCTTATCGACAACAGATACAAAATGCAGAACCTTGGATAACTCAAAAAGCAAGGTGGTGGGCTGATTTAAGGGATTATATGATTCTCTATCGTGGTCAAGGAAGGTTAGGAAACAGAATTTTGAGTCCTATTGCACGTGAAGAAGGTCTTGAAGCATCCCGTGCACTTGTAAGAAGAATGCAAGCTGAAGGATTGACAAATGCACAGATTGCTGATTTTACAGGGGTGTGGTATGATGGACCGGTTCCTGGCTATGCTGGTCTACCTGAAGGGTTTCAACATTTAAACGGTCAACGCTTAGGAGCTGCCGGTATTCCCACTTCTGCTATTCCAGGAGTTGCAACTGCATTCGCTAAATCTGATGATGGGGTTACAATGGTTCTTCGACTACCTCGGGAAGTTCCGATTCGCGTACAAGAGCCTTGGGATATTTTGAGATTTGAAGAAGAATATATTGTTCTTCACCAAATTCCCAATAGTAATATTGTTCAAGTCATCCCAGCAAAAGAACTTGCTCCTATTCGAGAAATACAAGGGCAGATTCAGATTGGATATCGGTAA